The sequence ATTAAAACTATGTAAAGATTTTAGAAACTCAATCAATAATATGTCATTTGAGATATTACCGGTTGGATTTCCAAGAATTTTTTACATACTCACCTATTTACGATTTCGCGGTTTCCAATGATTTTCAACGACCATCACTTATTTATAGAATCGAAAAAATAGTTAAGCTGCGAAAAATTAATTAAgctgtgatttttttaaaaatttgtggAATAATggaataatattaaattgagtaaaatattttatatgatattcactttgttataagaaaagataaatatcaataattaaactaattattaaaaattgtgaAAGCAActaaaatttcttaaaaatactTTAGTTCTTATTATAAACTAGGGGgttgtccgcgcttcgcgcggatttaTTAGTTAGTTATTGTGTGTATGTTTGATCTGGTTGTTCCGACTACGTGTATATTGATGTATAAGGTTGTGTTAATTGTGGGGGTGGTATGGATAATGTATAGTTGGGACTTCCGAACCAAAATAACCGGaaccgaagaaccgaaccggaaccgaaccgaaatacccgaaaccAGAACCGGATCAATATCTTCAAATACCCGAACGgttcctatatttttatatccgaaataaccaaaccgaaccggaaccaaaccgagaaccgaacgggtacccgaatatataaaaatattcattatatatacatataacatcactaaatatatatttttaatttaaaattctattaaagtatctgaaaatagttgagtataactaaattattataaagtatccaAACTACCCGAAAGTATCCGGATAGTTTTATCCGAAATATCCAAAGTAATCCAAGATATCCAAAATTTTTTATCTAAATCAtcctaattatttgatattttaccttaaataaccgatattttatccaaattatCCGAACTACCCAaactatccgaacccgaaccggaTCCAAATGAGAACCGAACTTTTTCCGGATATTTTCCGGTTCCTGCATttactatccgaaccgaaccgaacccgaaactacccgaaccgaaccgaatcaaAAATAGGTCAAGTACTAAATGGATCATCTAGCCCCTATCCAAACTATCCGAAACCCGAAATACCTgaatcgaaccgaaccgatgcCCAAAATGCCCATGCCTAGTTGGGAGTTTGAAATCTTGTTAAGGgcatgactggttcaaacgcagcggttgcggttgcgattgcgggagtttgtggatgcggacggttgcggtttctagcggttttaagagatttgtacgactggtactgcggttaaaaattggtgcgtttgcgggtgacttatgactggttaactaccaaatgcagtaacaatcaaataataaattaacaatatttacatttaatataattataaaaatatcaaaaatcataaaattataataaatataaaatttatatttagaaagttataattttaatttttgaaaatttattgaaattgtttttattataaaattttataatattaattaaaatataatagatattttttaatattttcataatttcaattttaaatttttaattaaatatttttacttttgtatatatataattttttttaaaagaaaaaaaaaatttaccctcccgcaaccgtccgcaaccgcaaacgctagctggagccagcttttgaatttatgagattcagagcggtttgaagcggtttagagcgatttgagtgattgttgcaaaccgccaacaaccgctaccaaccgcaaaagctgcgtttgcgggtggtagcgggaaaaccagtcgccctcTTAATGGTATAGCTTTTGCGTtttgttcttttcttctttttgtgattTGAAATGGGCCttgtgttataaaaaaataatttattattgctATAATAATATTTGGTTGAAGACATTTTTTTACTATATTCTGTTAGACTCTAGTATAAGTTTCATTATTAGATTTAGTTGTATTTTTAGTCGGCCCTgttgtttgtatttttatattatgttgCCTCCGTTCATTTGATTGGCATAGGTGGTTTAAGCTAAGTATTAAAAAGTCTGATTAGGATTATGAaagtaaataactttttttagagtttaggattaaaataaaagagaaatttTGAGTCACATCACATTTGTTCAGCCTATTAGAAATGAAACATGTTCTTCAATCCACATTACGTGCATGTGGATTGCAAGTATTGAGCATGAAGCTGTCAATTATTATATCCCAGGTTGTGATGCGAGAtgtgaaaaaatagtttggaCCGCAATATGTTATAAGCAGTTAGAGAAAATCTTATTGGATGAGTAATGTCCAGTGTATGTCGATCGAAACAAACATCAAGTCTAAAGTAAAATGAAGCATATAATACTGAGCAACCAAAACACGTGTTGTatgcttaaattttaatatgtgcagagacttttataattattattcgtTAACCTTAATTTTTCATACTTCTTCAAGGCTTGAGTTTACTTTCTGGCCACATGAGTTTCTGGAAAACCAATCCACAAAATTAATTGGGCTCGGATATATGTTGCAATAGTTTACTTTTGGgctgaaaaatatattaaatgacatgTCATATTGATTGGTCCTGAATATTTTAGGTGAAGTGGACATTCTTAGAAGCCACAAAATTAGTtccttttattattataaatatttaaattattttcagtacgttttaataatagattgacgtcttataatattataaaacaaattctagtataattttatttacaacATAACTATTAATCATTGAAATATTTATTgctattaatttaaaattttaaaatggtgttatcatataatttagTAATATGATAATGTTGTTTTTGTAAATAATCAACTAGAATTCACTTTCCACTTGCTGAAAATTTtctttgtaattttttgttaatattgcgtttttttttttcagttctgCAATTTTTGTTGATCGATAAAATACACACCACACTATTCCACCATTCCACAAGGTTACAGATCAGGCCGGCAGTATATCATTAGTGAGCCACTTTGTGAGTTGCGTTCTATGTCATTTTCGTTAAAGCCCGCATTGACACAACTACAATAAGGCCGAAGGGTTATTTTGCTAATCTATCCGACAAGTTACGTAATAATTTCACAAAGATGATGGAAAAACATAATGAAATGACTTGCAACGATGATGCTATATAAACGAACTTTCAATATAGACGGGCCCGTCTGGGCCAGATGGGCTTTTAGTGAACTTGGTCGTATCGGATGATTTTCTTGGGCGGAAAAAATAAAAGGCTCTCTTTTAAATCCTCCTCCCCCATAGATCTATCATTCATCGCCattctcctcctccttcttcttcttcttcttcttcttcttcttcactgcCACACTTTCGTTTCCCGTTGACAAAGGTGAAGCCTTTCTTCCTCTAACCTTTTACCTCTGAATTTTTTACtgtaaagcaaaaaaaaattgtgagcTTCGTGTCGTTTCATATTCCCCTTCAGATTCGAGTTGGGTTTTACTAGTTTTGTGGAGATTCTTGGGCTGTGTTTCTTGCCAGTTCTTCAACCCTGAAGTGTTTTCAGTGAACCAATTTTGAGTCTTGCTGCTTGaatttttactctttttttttcactggGTTTTGGGGAAATAGTATGAGCTGCTATTGAGTTGACTTGTTCgcttaagaagaagaagctggatCTTGTGTAGACTGAGAAGTGGTTTCTTGATAATTCTTTCTGTTTACCTTAGCTAAATGTTGTTTTGAGTCTTTAGAATTGAAATTATTACatgttattttgtattttgtttgCTCATTGCTTTTTTGAAACTCTTCAggatttaatattaaaaaagatGGCAGCTACAAGCTTCTCTGGTTTAGAAGGACAGAGAGATGAACACAATTCTGGTAAAGGTCCATTCTTTTATATAAAAGACACATTCTTTCTGTTTTACTCATTCAGGAAATTATTTATGTTATATAGTATTAAGTTAGGATGAGGTCTCGTTTTAGTATATGTTTTTGGAGGGTTTATCTGTTGTTTTCAACCAAGGGAAAAGCTTTGAGCTTTGTTTAGCTTTTTTGTTATTTGATTGTCTTAGTTTCAAATAACGAAGAAGAGCTTTTGGGTTTTGTTGTGATTCTTAAATCTGTCAGACATGGAGGAAGACATGGATCTAACAGAAGATGATTTCAGAAATGTCTCTGGCCAGTTTTCAAGGGATACATCGATAGCAGAGGATAAGGATGCTGTCACTGTCAGTGCTGAAACCGTGAAAGTGGATGTTAGTTGTAtcctttttttggttttttttaatgattcaaGAACACTTTAGGATTGACATGGGATTTGATTATATTCATATTGTCGATATTGCTCTGAGACTTTAATGGATGTGGTTacgttttcttttcttttccctAATTCGATGTATCAGCTAAAAGTGGTGTTAAAAGAGCCAGAACAATCTCTGAAGAAAATCAACCTTCAGTTCATGTTACTTATAAACACTTAACAAGGTATGCTGAAACGAACACTCTTAACTTGAGACAGTTATTGGTGTTTTTGTAACTTTTTCTTGCTGTCCTTCACCTTACAGAGCTAGCAAGCAGAAGCTAGAAATTTTATTACAGCAATGGTCAGAATGGGAAGCAGAACAAACTTCTCTTCTTTGCCAATCTGATCAGGATCAAGAACCAGCACTGGAATCTGGTGAGGACACTTATTTTCCTGCTTTGCGTGTGGGATTGCAGAAGACATCATCTGTGGTGAGTGAAAATGTCGCCAAAAGCATATAAAAGCTTTGAAGTTTCAGTAATCCTTACTGATAGATACATTCTTCTTGCATGTGCAGTCATTTTGGTTCGACTGCAAAACTGGTCAGGATTCTTTAAAGGAGTTTGTTCCAGTGGAAAGCAGCACTACTCCTCTCTATAACCGGAAATTCGCAATTGGTTTAGATTCAACCGTTGGCTCAAGTAACGTGGAAGGGTACACTAATCTATGACATACTTAAGTATCTATCTATCTTTGTGCATTCTTTTGAAACTACTTGTCCTTTTATTCTTCCAGAGGCTTGGAGATTATTGATGATGATCCTCCACGTTGCTTCAACTGTGGCGCGTACAGTCATTCAATGAGAGAATGTCCAAAGCCTTTTGATCGATCAGCGGTTAACATTGCACGGAGACAGCATAAAAGCAAAAGAAATCAAAGTTCTCGTCTAATACCGTCTCGGTATTATAAGAGCGCTCAAGGTGGAAAATATGATGGCTTGAAGCCTGGCTCACTTGATCCTGAGACTCGTCAGCTTCTTGGTCTTGGGGTAAATCTTCAAACCTTTCACTACACCAAGGAAAATTGAGCTTTCTGATTAAGCAAAAAGATTGTCTTGTCCAGGAACTGGACCCTCCTCCTTGGCTTCACAGGATgcgagagattggatatccacCGGGATATTTAGGTAAGCTTCTGAGCCATCAGCACATTCACCATGATAACATCTTTGTTCACGCGTTAGTcgtctcttctctctctatctataGCTGTGGAAGAGGATCATCTCTCTGGAATCACTATATTTGATGAGGAAGAGACTAAAccaccagaagaagaagaaaaagaagaaggagaggTAAAGGCTGAGGACGGTGAGATATTGGAAGTAGCCGCAAGCTCTTCAGAGCCGCCGCAAATGAAAATGACAGTTGAGTTTCCTG comes from Brassica rapa cultivar Chiifu-401-42 chromosome A02, CAAS_Brap_v3.01, whole genome shotgun sequence and encodes:
- the LOC103852381 gene encoding uncharacterized protein LOC103852381 isoform X1; the protein is MAATSFSGLEGQRDEHNSDMEEDMDLTEDDFRNVSGQFSRDTSIAEDKDAVTVSAETVKVDVSSKSGVKRARTISEENQPSVHVTYKHLTRASKQKLEILLQQWSEWEAEQTSLLCQSDQDQEPALESGEDTYFPALRVGLQKTSSVSFWFDCKTGQDSLKEFVPVESSTTPLYNRKFAIGLDSTVGSSNVEGGLEIIDDDPPRCFNCGAYSHSMRECPKPFDRSAVNIARRQHKSKRNQSSRLIPSRYYKSAQGGKYDGLKPGSLDPETRQLLGLGELDPPPWLHRMREIGYPPGYLAVEEDHLSGITIFDEEETKPPEEEEKEEGEVKAEDGEILEVAASSSEPPQMKMTVEFPGINAPIPENADVWLWQQRKNTGHGYNHDQHYRGVMGPPGVELSSSYPPRYGGIRYDHGFGSIARSPGSESERRYYYSQYDQNLR
- the LOC103852381 gene encoding uncharacterized protein LOC103852381 isoform X2, whose amino-acid sequence is MAATSFSGLEGQRDEHNSDMEEDMDLTEDDFRNVSGQFSRDTSIAEDKDAVTVSAETVKVDVSSKSGVKRARTISEENQPSVHVTYKHLTRASKQKLEILLQQWSEWEAEQTSLLCQSDQDQEPALESGEDTYFPALRVGLQKTSSVSFWFDCKTGQDSLKEFVPVESSTTPLYNRKFAIGLDSTVGSSNVEGGLEIIDDDPPRCFNCGAYSHSMRECPKPFDRSAVNIARRQHKSKRNQSSRLIPSRYYKSAQGGKYDGLKPGSLDPETRQLLGLGELDPPPWLHRMREIGYPPGYLAVEEDHLSGITIFDEEETKPPEEEEKEEGEVKAEDGEILEVAASSSEPPQMKMTVEFPGINAPIPENADVWLWQQRKNTGHGYNHDQHYRGVMGPPGVELSSSYPPRYGGIRYDHGFGSIARSPGSESERS